Proteins encoded together in one Passer domesticus isolate bPasDom1 chromosome 6, bPasDom1.hap1, whole genome shotgun sequence window:
- the ISM2 gene encoding isthmin-2 isoform X1: MPLIRGKIVLILGFVFLTTFLAAVRGLPVRGKQRSNTPKERSSKLAEVSASSSPRSAGHEELPPSGRPRALRRSGQAGPRRHRRRGLAQQAARSPALPQPSAAGQEESLPFMLDLQNLPGLANVDLSAQNPNIQVTIEVVDDPQAEMEMDLLKETSNDWSLTSSEWLSHKDLFWPLFWEYTDPAEGEEEEEDEEEEEEEEEDDNLDVGDREEEEEDDDEEEDYTTDYEEEESMLSGVGGNWDQRWPGQKNWIFKEKYNYDYEDEEEWSPWSPCSITCGSGNQKRTRSCGYACTATESRTCDLTHCPGAEGEMVFPTEETPFKSDNTTELFNSEVDSCEKWLNCKSDFLTKYLSKVLTDLPSCPCSYPLEAVYSAVNLRDEQRGKSFRWRDASGPKERLDIYKPTARFCLRSMLSLDSTTLAAQHCCYDEHTRLITRGKGAGVPNLISTEFSPELHYKVDMLPWILCKGDWSRYHAVRPPNNGQRCADNPAEEEYLSQLQEAKEY; this comes from the exons aTGCCTCTGATTAGAGGGAAAATCGTGCTCATCCTCGGATTCGTCTTCCTCACAACTTTCCTGGCTGCGGTGAGAGGGCTACCCGTGAGGGGGAAACAGCGCAGCAATACCCCGAAGGAGAGGAGCTCCAAGCTGGCGGAG GTATCCGCATCGTCCAGCCCGCGTTCAGCAGGGCACGAGGAGCTGCCGCCGTCGGGCAGGCCGCGGGCGCTGAGGCGGAGCGGGCAGGCCGGCCCGCGGCGGCACCGGCGCAGGGGGCTGGCTCAGCAGGCCGCCAGGAGCCCGGCGCTGCcccagcccagtgctgctggccaggaGGAGAGCCTGCCCTTCATGCTGGACCTGCAGAACTTGCCGGGGCTGGCCAATGTGGACCTGAGTGCCCAGAACCCCAACATCCAG GTGACCATTGAAGTGGTGGATGATCCTCAGGCTGAGATGGAGATGGACTTGTTGAAGGAGACAAGCAATGACTGGTCTCTGACATCCTCTGAGTGGTTGTCCCACAAGGACCTATTCTGGCCCCTCTTCTGGGAATACACTGACCCTgctgagggggaggaggaggaggaagatgaagaggaggaggaagaggaggaagaggatgacaACCTGGATGTTGGGGAcagggaggaagaagaagaggatgaTGATGAAGAGGAAGATTACACAACAGATTATGAGGAGGAGGAGTCCATGCTTAGTGGAGTAGGTGGTAACTGGGACCAGCGATGGCCCGGGCAGAAAAACTGGATCTTTAAGGAAAAATATAATTACG ACTATGAAGATGAGGAGGAGTGGAGCCCATGGTCCCCTTGCAGCATCACCTGTGGCAGTGGCAACCAGAAGAGGACCCGATCCTGTGGCTATGCCTGCACAGCAACAGAGTCAAGGACCTGCGATCTCACACACTGCCCTG gagcagaaggagagATGGTCTTCCCCACAGAGGAGACACCTTTCAAAAGCGACAACACCACAGAGCTGTTCAACTCAG AGGTGGACAGCTGTGAGAAGTGGCTGAACTGCAAGAGCGACTTCCTCACCAAGTACCTGAGCAAGGTGCTGACAGacctgcccagctgcccctgctcctACCCGCTGGAGGCCGTCTACAGTGCCGTCAACCTGCGCGACGAGCAGCGGGGCAAGAGCTTCCGATGGCGGGATGCCAGCGGCCCCAAGGAGCGCCTGGACATCTACAAGCCCACGGCACGCTTCTGCCTGCGCTCCATGCTGTCCCTGGACAGCACCACCCTggctgcccagcactgctgctacGACGAGCACACCCGCCTCATCACCCGCGGCAAGGGGGCCGGTGTCCCCAACCTCATCAGCACCGAGTTCTCTCCGGAGCTGCACTACAAGGTGGACATGCTGCCCTGGATCCTTTGCAAGGGTGACTGGAGCCGCTATCACGCCGTCCGGCCCCCCAACAATGGGCAACGGTGTGCCGACAACCCCGCCGAGGAGGAgtacctgtcccagctgcaggaggccaAGGAGTACTAG
- the ISM2 gene encoding isthmin-2 isoform X2, with protein sequence MPLIRGKIVLILGFVFLTTFLAAVRGLPVRGKQRSNTPKERSSKLAEVSASSSPRSAGHEELPPSGRPRALRRSGQAGPRRHRRRGLAQQAARSPALPQPSAAGQEESLPFMLDLQNLPGLANVDLSAQNPNIQVTIEVVDDPQAEMEMDLLKETSNDWSLTSSEWLSHKDLFWPLFWEYTDPAEGEEEEEDEEEEEEEEEDDNLDVGDREEEEEDDDEEEDYTTDYEEEESMLSGVGGNWDQRWPGQKNWIFKEKYNYGAEGEMVFPTEETPFKSDNTTELFNSEVDSCEKWLNCKSDFLTKYLSKVLTDLPSCPCSYPLEAVYSAVNLRDEQRGKSFRWRDASGPKERLDIYKPTARFCLRSMLSLDSTTLAAQHCCYDEHTRLITRGKGAGVPNLISTEFSPELHYKVDMLPWILCKGDWSRYHAVRPPNNGQRCADNPAEEEYLSQLQEAKEY encoded by the exons aTGCCTCTGATTAGAGGGAAAATCGTGCTCATCCTCGGATTCGTCTTCCTCACAACTTTCCTGGCTGCGGTGAGAGGGCTACCCGTGAGGGGGAAACAGCGCAGCAATACCCCGAAGGAGAGGAGCTCCAAGCTGGCGGAG GTATCCGCATCGTCCAGCCCGCGTTCAGCAGGGCACGAGGAGCTGCCGCCGTCGGGCAGGCCGCGGGCGCTGAGGCGGAGCGGGCAGGCCGGCCCGCGGCGGCACCGGCGCAGGGGGCTGGCTCAGCAGGCCGCCAGGAGCCCGGCGCTGCcccagcccagtgctgctggccaggaGGAGAGCCTGCCCTTCATGCTGGACCTGCAGAACTTGCCGGGGCTGGCCAATGTGGACCTGAGTGCCCAGAACCCCAACATCCAG GTGACCATTGAAGTGGTGGATGATCCTCAGGCTGAGATGGAGATGGACTTGTTGAAGGAGACAAGCAATGACTGGTCTCTGACATCCTCTGAGTGGTTGTCCCACAAGGACCTATTCTGGCCCCTCTTCTGGGAATACACTGACCCTgctgagggggaggaggaggaggaagatgaagaggaggaggaagaggaggaagaggatgacaACCTGGATGTTGGGGAcagggaggaagaagaagaggatgaTGATGAAGAGGAAGATTACACAACAGATTATGAGGAGGAGGAGTCCATGCTTAGTGGAGTAGGTGGTAACTGGGACCAGCGATGGCCCGGGCAGAAAAACTGGATCTTTAAGGAAAAATATAATTACG gagcagaaggagagATGGTCTTCCCCACAGAGGAGACACCTTTCAAAAGCGACAACACCACAGAGCTGTTCAACTCAG AGGTGGACAGCTGTGAGAAGTGGCTGAACTGCAAGAGCGACTTCCTCACCAAGTACCTGAGCAAGGTGCTGACAGacctgcccagctgcccctgctcctACCCGCTGGAGGCCGTCTACAGTGCCGTCAACCTGCGCGACGAGCAGCGGGGCAAGAGCTTCCGATGGCGGGATGCCAGCGGCCCCAAGGAGCGCCTGGACATCTACAAGCCCACGGCACGCTTCTGCCTGCGCTCCATGCTGTCCCTGGACAGCACCACCCTggctgcccagcactgctgctacGACGAGCACACCCGCCTCATCACCCGCGGCAAGGGGGCCGGTGTCCCCAACCTCATCAGCACCGAGTTCTCTCCGGAGCTGCACTACAAGGTGGACATGCTGCCCTGGATCCTTTGCAAGGGTGACTGGAGCCGCTATCACGCCGTCCGGCCCCCCAACAATGGGCAACGGTGTGCCGACAACCCCGCCGAGGAGGAgtacctgtcccagctgcaggaggccaAGGAGTACTAG
- the AHSA1 gene encoding activator of 90 kDa heat shock protein ATPase homolog 1 has protein sequence MAKWGEGDPRWIVEQRADATNVNNWHWTERDASNWSTERLKALLLPVRVEGEEGTCEVTEVSKLDGEASINNRKGKLIFFYEWAIKLAWTGTSKTGVKYKGYVEIPNLSDENDIDEVEILVSLAKDEPDTNLKTLMKQEGGKKIRDAMKTYISTLKTEFTQGMILPTVNGEHMETAPQVAPKAEDRKMAAKSSTATPQSKSIGVKIPTCKISLKDTFLTSPEELYRVFVTQEMVQAFTHAQATLEADKGGKFQLLDGSVTGEFVDLVPEKQLVMKWRFKSWPAGHFATITLNFNDKGGETEVCLEGKGVPASEEERTKQGWQRYYFEGIKQTFGYGARLF, from the exons ATGGCCAAGTGGGGGGAGGGAGACCCGCGCTGGATCGTGGAGCAGCGGGCCGACGCCACCAACGTCAACAACTGGCACTG GACAGAGAGGGATGCCTCCAACTGGTCCACGGAGCGGCTGAAagctctcctgctgcctgtcagggtggagggagaggaagggacGTGTGAGGTGACAGAAGTGAGCAAACTGGACGGAGAGGCCTCCATTAACAACCGCAAAGGGAAACTGATCTTCTTCTATGAGTGGGCCATCAAGCTGGCGTGGACTG GCACCTCAAAGACAGGAGTGAAGTACAAAGGTTATGTGGAGATTCCTAATCTCTCAGATGAAAATGACATCGATGAAGTTGAG ATCCTTGTCAGCCTTGCTAAAGATGAGCCTGACACTAACTTGAAGACCCTGATGAAGCAAGAGGgtggaaagaaaattagagaTGCAATGAAAACTTACATCAGCACTCTGAAAACGG AATTTACCCAGGGCATGATTTTGCCCACAGTGAACGGTGAACATATGGAAACAGCACCTCAGGTGGCTCCTAAAGCAGAAGACCGCAAG ATGGCTGCCAAGAGCAGTACTGCCACACCACAGTCCAAATCCATAGGAGTCAAGATCCCTACCTGTAAGATCAGTTTGAAGGACACCTTCTTAACATCTCCTGAGGAGCTCTACCGGGTATTTGTTACTCAGGAG ATGGTCCAAGCTTTCACCCACGCACAAGCCACCTTGGAGGCCGATAAAGGGGGCAAGTTTCAGTTGCTGGatggcagtgtcacaggagaGTTTGTTGACCTA GTTCCTGAGAAGCAACTTGTTATGAAATGGAGATTTAAATCTTGGCCAGCTG GGCACTTTGCAACCATCACCTTGAACTTCAATGACAAAGGTGGCGAGACGGAGGTGTGCTTGGAAGGTAAGGGCGTTCCTGCCAGTGAGGAAGAAAGAACAAAGCAAGGCTGGCAGCGCTACTACTTCGAGGGCATTAAACAGACATTTGGCTATGGTGCCCGCTTGTTTTAA